The following proteins are co-located in the Oenanthe melanoleuca isolate GR-GAL-2019-014 chromosome 4, OMel1.0, whole genome shotgun sequence genome:
- the THAP9 gene encoding DNA transposase THAP9 isoform X2, which translates to MGPRSAGPMARLRAGGGGQWAGPPWRGRGGGGTRGAAMTRSCSALGCTARDTGRSRERGISFHQFPVDAAQRREWIRAVNRVDPRSRRAWRPGPGAILCSRHFAEGDFERYGLRRKLRRGAVPSRFLPSEPPGAGRRRSGTPVKQPLPSPPAGDHNYSLQGQRAEPRAPPEQQQPPAAGTRGPAQRRRTVPSILRELAEKRQLPEEIVSSLQAQFSDLPRELHSWRQMADYSPEMRQFACLLHLYHIKAYDYLRKILPLPHPYSLTNWLCNNEAAAGFSSEVFLQLQEKVERGDQAYRSCAVLVQDVSLQKQQEWDPQSRRLTGFVDLGAGVLDADEAPLASEAIILMAVGVSSSWTAPLGYFLVNSTSGHFLAQLLRQAINKLNNVGIVVLAVTSGACARGAETARALGIRMDPRRLQCIFQHPPGSAHSIAYFLDICHALLLIRNALQCFQKVEWLGDAVCWQHVVELAALREQRLLELCSPESGRAGTNGSFHLKVNPATLLFSEGVAEALEHLQKLGLASFQNCSGTVKFVRLMSSLCDVFCGKEPLLAGNHTKISNLLDEAKSCFVNLTDSAGRYIIKSKRKLGFLSFLLNAESLRWLSSNYTCPEGTPSYLHTHAFSLDPLEQFLRALQQACGSSGSPTCAMFQAAYHKLLGSCSLAPHSPHSSGNASPQDVSLPQRRAPTLGSIRAQYHPAPGRTVAPEYPYSAGLLLPSCALSNALTDLSLYAQSLACTAGWVAEQLALDLHCEACLASLFEADDSRLRCKSVLYIKKLGGVSLPSASVHHITSISEQVLNQYGKVEGASKNTKLWHLSLEQKVFQELLGERPLFPTLTNHLFERELSIDNHYTALVREITRYYLNIRTNPLQHLNLKYPCKRHKLKRLKGKHLFPSPLGGCQSS; encoded by the exons ATGGGGCCGCGGTCCGCCGGGCCAATGGCGAGGCTGCGGGCGGGCGGTGGCGGCCAATGGGCGGGCCCGCCGTggcgcgggcgcggcggcggcggcacgCGCGGGGCCGCCATGACGCGGAGCTGCTCCGCGCTGGGCTGCACCGCCCGCGACACCGGGCGGAGCCGCGAGCGCGGCATCTCCTTCCACCA GTTCCCGGTGGACGCCGCGCAGCGCCGCGAGTGGATCCGCGCCGTGAACCGCGTGGACCCGCGCAGCCGCCGCGCGtggcggcccggccccggcgccaTCCTCTGCTCCCGCCACTTCGCCGAAGGGGACTTCGAGCGCTACGGGCTGCGGCGGAAGCTGCGCCGGGGGGCCGTGCCCTCCCGCTTCCTCCCCTCG GAGCCGCCGGGCGCCGGCCGCAGGAGGAGCGGGACTCCGGTGAAGCAGCCGCTGCCCAGCCCTCCCGCCGGGGACCACAACTACAGCCTGCAGGGCCAGCGGGCCGAGCCGCGGGCCCCgccggagcagcagcagccgcccgCCGCCGGGACACGCGGCCCCGCGCAGAGGCGCAGGACCGTGCCGAGCATCCTCAGGGAGCTGGCGGAGAAGCGGCAGCTTCCTGAGGAAATCGTGAGTTCGCTGCAGGCGCAGTTTTCAG ATTTGCCTCGAGAGTTGCACAGCTGGAGGCAGATGGCAGACTACTCACCAGAAATGAGGCAATTTGCTTGTCTTCTCCATCTCTACCATATTAAGGCCTACGATTACCTACGGAAGATTCTTCCCCTCCCTCATCCTTACAGCCTGACCAA CTGGCTGTGTAACAACGAGGCTGCTGCAGGCTTCAGCAGTGAGGTTTTTCTCCAGCTTCAGGAAAAGGTGGAGAGAGGGGATCAGGCCTACCGCTCCTGCGCCGTGCTGGTGCAGGACGTGtccctgcagaagcagcaggagtgggACCCACAGAGCAGGCGGCTGACGGGCTTTGTGGACTTGGGAGCAGGCGTGCTTGATGCTGACGAAGCTCCGCTGGCGTCGGAAGCGATAATCCTCATGGCAGTCGGCGTCTCGAGCTCTTGGACAGCCCCCCTTGGCTATTTCTTGGTCAACAGCACGTCCGGCCACTTCCTTGCTCAGCTCCTTCGTCAGGCCATCAATAAGCTGAACAACGTTGGGATTGTGGTCCTGGCTGTGACATCAGGTGCCTGTGCTCGCGGTGCTGAGACTGCCAGGGCTTTGGGGATCAGGATGGATCCCAGAAGGCTTCAGTGCATTTTCCAGCATCCACCCGGTTCTGCTCACAGCATCGCGTACTTCTTGGACATTTGTCACGCCCTCCTGCTGATAAGGAATGCTCTGCAGTGCTTCCAGAAGGTAGAGTGGCTCGGTGACGCCGTGTGCTGGCAGCACGTGGTGGAGCTGGCAGCCTTgcgggagcagaggctgctggagctgtgcagtcCTGagtcaggcagggctggcactaACGGGAGTTTCCACCTGAAGGTCAACCCTGCTACCCTGCTGTTCAGCGAGGGTGTtgctgaggcactggagcaCCTCCAGAAGCTGGGCCTGGCCTCATTTCAGAACTGCAGCGGGACTGTCAAGTTTGTGCGTCTGATGAGCTCTCTGTGTGATGTATTTTGTGGAAAGGAGCCTTTGCTAGCTGGAAATCACACCAAAATAAGCAACCTCCTCGATGAGGCCAAGAGCTGCTTTGTCAACTTAACAGACTCTGCAGGGAGATACATTATTAAGAGCAAACGCAAACTGGGATTTCTGAGCTTCTTGCTCAATGCTGAAAGCCTCAGGTGGCTTTCCTCCAACTACACATGTCCAGAAGGCACTCCTTCCTACCTCCACACACATGCCTTCAGCCTGGACCCCCTGGAGCAGTTTCTCAGGGCCCTCCAGCAAGcctgtggcagcagtggcagcccCACCTGCGCCATGTTCCAGGCTGCTTACCACaagctgctgggcagctgcagcctggcacccCACTCACCACACAGCAGTGGCAATGCCAGCCCCCAGGACGTGTCCCTGCCTCAGAGGAGAGCTCCGACTCTGGGCAGCATTCGTGCCCAGTatcacccagctcctgggaggaCTGTGGCCCCAGAGTACCCCTACAGTGCAGGCCTGCTtttgcccagctgtgccttgagCAATGCCCTGACAGATCTGTCGCTGTACGCTCAGAGCCTCgcctgcactgctggctgggTGGCTGAGCAGCTGGCCTTGGACTTGCACTGTGAGGCTTGTCTTGCCTCTCTGTTTGAGGCAGATGACAGCAGGCTAAGATGCAAGTCAGTGCTCTACATAAAAAAGTTGGGTGGCGTGAGTCTGCCCTCAGCCAGTGTGCACCACATAACAAGCATTTCAGAACAAGTCCTAAACCAATATGGCAAAGTAGAAGGTGCCAGCAAAAATACCAAGCTGTGGCATTTGTCTCTAGAACAGAAAGTCTTCCAGGAGCTTCTGGGAGAAAGACCCCTCTTTCCCACCCTCACAAACCACTTATTTGAGAGGGAGCTGAGCATCGACAACCACTACACAGCCTTAGTAAGGGAAATAACACGGTATTATCTAAACATAAGAACAAACCCTCTCCAACACCTGAATTTGAAATACCCTTGCAAAAGGCACAAATTGAAGAGACTGAAGGGAAAGCATTTGTTTCCATCACCACTGGGTGGCTGTCAGTCAAGTTAA
- the THAP9 gene encoding DNA transposase THAP9 isoform X1 codes for MGPRSAGPMARLRAGGGGQWAGPPWRGRGGGGTRGAAMTRSCSALGCTARDTGRSRERGISFHQFPVDAAQRREWIRAVNRVDPRSRRAWRPGPGAILCSRHFAEGDFERYGLRRKLRRGAVPSRFLPSEPPGAGRRRSGTPVKQPLPSPPAGDHNYSLQGQRAEPRAPPEQQQPPAAGTRGPAQRRRTVPSILRELAEKRQLPEEIVSSLQAQFSADLPRELHSWRQMADYSPEMRQFACLLHLYHIKAYDYLRKILPLPHPYSLTNWLCNNEAAAGFSSEVFLQLQEKVERGDQAYRSCAVLVQDVSLQKQQEWDPQSRRLTGFVDLGAGVLDADEAPLASEAIILMAVGVSSSWTAPLGYFLVNSTSGHFLAQLLRQAINKLNNVGIVVLAVTSGACARGAETARALGIRMDPRRLQCIFQHPPGSAHSIAYFLDICHALLLIRNALQCFQKVEWLGDAVCWQHVVELAALREQRLLELCSPESGRAGTNGSFHLKVNPATLLFSEGVAEALEHLQKLGLASFQNCSGTVKFVRLMSSLCDVFCGKEPLLAGNHTKISNLLDEAKSCFVNLTDSAGRYIIKSKRKLGFLSFLLNAESLRWLSSNYTCPEGTPSYLHTHAFSLDPLEQFLRALQQACGSSGSPTCAMFQAAYHKLLGSCSLAPHSPHSSGNASPQDVSLPQRRAPTLGSIRAQYHPAPGRTVAPEYPYSAGLLLPSCALSNALTDLSLYAQSLACTAGWVAEQLALDLHCEACLASLFEADDSRLRCKSVLYIKKLGGVSLPSASVHHITSISEQVLNQYGKVEGASKNTKLWHLSLEQKVFQELLGERPLFPTLTNHLFERELSIDNHYTALVREITRYYLNIRTNPLQHLNLKYPCKRHKLKRLKGKHLFPSPLGGCQSS; via the exons ATGGGGCCGCGGTCCGCCGGGCCAATGGCGAGGCTGCGGGCGGGCGGTGGCGGCCAATGGGCGGGCCCGCCGTggcgcgggcgcggcggcggcggcacgCGCGGGGCCGCCATGACGCGGAGCTGCTCCGCGCTGGGCTGCACCGCCCGCGACACCGGGCGGAGCCGCGAGCGCGGCATCTCCTTCCACCA GTTCCCGGTGGACGCCGCGCAGCGCCGCGAGTGGATCCGCGCCGTGAACCGCGTGGACCCGCGCAGCCGCCGCGCGtggcggcccggccccggcgccaTCCTCTGCTCCCGCCACTTCGCCGAAGGGGACTTCGAGCGCTACGGGCTGCGGCGGAAGCTGCGCCGGGGGGCCGTGCCCTCCCGCTTCCTCCCCTCG GAGCCGCCGGGCGCCGGCCGCAGGAGGAGCGGGACTCCGGTGAAGCAGCCGCTGCCCAGCCCTCCCGCCGGGGACCACAACTACAGCCTGCAGGGCCAGCGGGCCGAGCCGCGGGCCCCgccggagcagcagcagccgcccgCCGCCGGGACACGCGGCCCCGCGCAGAGGCGCAGGACCGTGCCGAGCATCCTCAGGGAGCTGGCGGAGAAGCGGCAGCTTCCTGAGGAAATCGTGAGTTCGCTGCAGGCGCAGTTTTCAG CAGATTTGCCTCGAGAGTTGCACAGCTGGAGGCAGATGGCAGACTACTCACCAGAAATGAGGCAATTTGCTTGTCTTCTCCATCTCTACCATATTAAGGCCTACGATTACCTACGGAAGATTCTTCCCCTCCCTCATCCTTACAGCCTGACCAA CTGGCTGTGTAACAACGAGGCTGCTGCAGGCTTCAGCAGTGAGGTTTTTCTCCAGCTTCAGGAAAAGGTGGAGAGAGGGGATCAGGCCTACCGCTCCTGCGCCGTGCTGGTGCAGGACGTGtccctgcagaagcagcaggagtgggACCCACAGAGCAGGCGGCTGACGGGCTTTGTGGACTTGGGAGCAGGCGTGCTTGATGCTGACGAAGCTCCGCTGGCGTCGGAAGCGATAATCCTCATGGCAGTCGGCGTCTCGAGCTCTTGGACAGCCCCCCTTGGCTATTTCTTGGTCAACAGCACGTCCGGCCACTTCCTTGCTCAGCTCCTTCGTCAGGCCATCAATAAGCTGAACAACGTTGGGATTGTGGTCCTGGCTGTGACATCAGGTGCCTGTGCTCGCGGTGCTGAGACTGCCAGGGCTTTGGGGATCAGGATGGATCCCAGAAGGCTTCAGTGCATTTTCCAGCATCCACCCGGTTCTGCTCACAGCATCGCGTACTTCTTGGACATTTGTCACGCCCTCCTGCTGATAAGGAATGCTCTGCAGTGCTTCCAGAAGGTAGAGTGGCTCGGTGACGCCGTGTGCTGGCAGCACGTGGTGGAGCTGGCAGCCTTgcgggagcagaggctgctggagctgtgcagtcCTGagtcaggcagggctggcactaACGGGAGTTTCCACCTGAAGGTCAACCCTGCTACCCTGCTGTTCAGCGAGGGTGTtgctgaggcactggagcaCCTCCAGAAGCTGGGCCTGGCCTCATTTCAGAACTGCAGCGGGACTGTCAAGTTTGTGCGTCTGATGAGCTCTCTGTGTGATGTATTTTGTGGAAAGGAGCCTTTGCTAGCTGGAAATCACACCAAAATAAGCAACCTCCTCGATGAGGCCAAGAGCTGCTTTGTCAACTTAACAGACTCTGCAGGGAGATACATTATTAAGAGCAAACGCAAACTGGGATTTCTGAGCTTCTTGCTCAATGCTGAAAGCCTCAGGTGGCTTTCCTCCAACTACACATGTCCAGAAGGCACTCCTTCCTACCTCCACACACATGCCTTCAGCCTGGACCCCCTGGAGCAGTTTCTCAGGGCCCTCCAGCAAGcctgtggcagcagtggcagcccCACCTGCGCCATGTTCCAGGCTGCTTACCACaagctgctgggcagctgcagcctggcacccCACTCACCACACAGCAGTGGCAATGCCAGCCCCCAGGACGTGTCCCTGCCTCAGAGGAGAGCTCCGACTCTGGGCAGCATTCGTGCCCAGTatcacccagctcctgggaggaCTGTGGCCCCAGAGTACCCCTACAGTGCAGGCCTGCTtttgcccagctgtgccttgagCAATGCCCTGACAGATCTGTCGCTGTACGCTCAGAGCCTCgcctgcactgctggctgggTGGCTGAGCAGCTGGCCTTGGACTTGCACTGTGAGGCTTGTCTTGCCTCTCTGTTTGAGGCAGATGACAGCAGGCTAAGATGCAAGTCAGTGCTCTACATAAAAAAGTTGGGTGGCGTGAGTCTGCCCTCAGCCAGTGTGCACCACATAACAAGCATTTCAGAACAAGTCCTAAACCAATATGGCAAAGTAGAAGGTGCCAGCAAAAATACCAAGCTGTGGCATTTGTCTCTAGAACAGAAAGTCTTCCAGGAGCTTCTGGGAGAAAGACCCCTCTTTCCCACCCTCACAAACCACTTATTTGAGAGGGAGCTGAGCATCGACAACCACTACACAGCCTTAGTAAGGGAAATAACACGGTATTATCTAAACATAAGAACAAACCCTCTCCAACACCTGAATTTGAAATACCCTTGCAAAAGGCACAAATTGAAGAGACTGAAGGGAAAGCATTTGTTTCCATCACCACTGGGTGGCTGTCAGTCAAGTTAA